A section of the Kribbella sp. HUAS MG21 genome encodes:
- a CDS encoding M15 family metallopeptidase: MTVLLSDARITRIPAVENGEPLVDLYTRDVLTSGRQFARESVADRLAVADAFLPVGIRLYVVEGLRPVASQQAIWDGYCAELQQLHPDLSAAEVHVLASRFVSPIEVAPHVAGAAVDLTLMGAHGPLDLGTPIDATPEQSNGACFFAATNISREARTNRALLADVLTAAGLVNYPTEWWHWSYGDRYWAYKEEQPAALYGPAYSRT; this comes from the coding sequence ATGACCGTTCTACTGAGCGACGCGCGAATCACACGTATTCCTGCGGTCGAGAACGGCGAACCGTTGGTGGACCTGTACACGCGGGACGTGCTGACTTCCGGCCGGCAGTTCGCGCGGGAAAGCGTGGCCGATCGGCTTGCTGTGGCCGACGCTTTCCTGCCCGTGGGCATCCGGCTGTACGTCGTCGAAGGACTGCGACCGGTCGCGAGTCAGCAGGCGATCTGGGACGGGTACTGCGCGGAACTGCAGCAGCTGCATCCGGATCTCTCGGCCGCGGAAGTCCACGTGCTGGCCAGCCGGTTCGTCTCGCCGATCGAGGTGGCGCCGCATGTGGCCGGCGCGGCCGTCGACCTGACGCTGATGGGCGCCCACGGACCGCTCGACCTGGGGACGCCGATCGACGCGACACCCGAGCAGAGCAACGGCGCCTGCTTCTTCGCGGCGACCAACATCAGCCGTGAGGCGCGTACCAACCGCGCGCTGCTGGCCGACGTACTGACCGCCGCCGGACTGGTGAACTACCCCACCGAGTGGTGGCACTGGTCCTACGGCGACCGCTACTGGGCCTACAAGGAGGAGCAACCGGCCGCGCTCTACGGGCCCGCCTACAGCCGAACCTGA
- a CDS encoding NAD(P)H-dependent oxidoreductase subunit E, which produces MTSEVVAAAPVPVPGRAQRVREIAEELRGLRGALIPILHAVQEEFGYVDPPDVAVIADVLNLAVAEVHGVVTFYKDFRRTAAGRTTVAICQAEACRAVGAVELAEHAKRTVGCDFGETTYDGRITLEEIYCFGNCALGPTVQVGSKLHGRVTPTRLNTLLGESR; this is translated from the coding sequence ATGACGAGTGAGGTCGTGGCCGCCGCCCCCGTCCCGGTCCCCGGGCGCGCCCAGCGAGTGCGGGAGATCGCGGAGGAGCTCCGCGGTCTGCGCGGCGCGCTGATCCCGATCCTGCACGCGGTCCAGGAGGAGTTCGGGTACGTCGACCCGCCGGACGTCGCGGTGATCGCCGACGTGCTGAACCTCGCGGTCGCCGAGGTACACGGGGTCGTCACGTTCTACAAGGACTTCCGCCGGACAGCGGCCGGCCGCACCACGGTCGCGATCTGCCAGGCGGAGGCATGCCGCGCGGTCGGAGCCGTCGAACTCGCGGAACACGCCAAACGCACCGTCGGCTGCGACTTCGGCGAAACGACGTACGACGGCCGAATCACCCTCGAAGAAATCTACTGCTTCGGCAACTGCGCGCTGGGCCCCACAGTCCAGGTCGGCTCCAAACTCCACGGCCGAGTAACCCCCACCCGCCTCAACACCCTCCTCGGGGAGTCCCGATGA
- the alr gene encoding alanine racemase: MYLVQSRHRPAARGITGLSEAVVDLSAVRDNVRTFRRRVGQNVMAVVKADAFGHGAVPVARAAVEAGAGWLGVAHADEALQLRAAGLRVPILCWLYDVSELVFLGDVEVDVSVSSVAELQRVVSTPSVHYVHLKLDTGLHRAGSAPDHWIELTRTAAHYEALGAVTVRGIWSHLSHGDSADAVQSTRQLQLLRTGVGLARRAGLRPDVVHLANSSGAVTLDAPDTDLMRIGAGLYGIDELGIGLRPAMRLVSKVAQVRRIRAGEGVSYGHDFVADRDTTVALVPMGYADGIPRVAAGRASVQCRGVRMPVAGRIAMDQFVVDAGDVAVEPGEPVTLFGDGSAGEPTAADWADWAGTIPHEIYCGIGNRVPRRYEEQR; the protein is encoded by the coding sequence ATGTACCTGGTTCAGTCCCGCCACCGCCCGGCAGCACGTGGGATCACCGGACTGTCGGAAGCCGTCGTCGACCTGTCCGCCGTCCGCGACAACGTCCGCACCTTCCGGCGACGAGTCGGCCAGAACGTGATGGCCGTCGTGAAGGCCGACGCCTTCGGGCACGGCGCCGTACCGGTCGCCCGCGCGGCCGTGGAAGCCGGCGCAGGCTGGCTCGGGGTCGCGCACGCGGACGAGGCGCTGCAACTGCGCGCGGCCGGTCTGCGGGTACCGATCCTGTGCTGGCTGTACGACGTTTCGGAACTCGTTTTCCTCGGCGACGTGGAGGTCGACGTCAGCGTTTCCTCCGTCGCCGAACTCCAGCGGGTCGTGTCCACTCCATCCGTCCACTACGTGCATTTGAAGCTGGACACCGGCTTGCACCGGGCCGGCAGTGCACCTGACCACTGGATCGAGCTCACCCGAACGGCGGCGCACTACGAGGCGCTCGGCGCCGTCACGGTCCGCGGGATCTGGTCGCACCTCTCGCACGGCGACTCCGCCGACGCCGTGCAGAGCACGCGACAACTCCAGCTCCTGCGGACCGGGGTGGGTCTCGCACGGCGCGCCGGGCTCCGGCCGGACGTCGTACACCTGGCGAACTCGTCCGGTGCGGTCACCCTCGACGCACCGGACACCGACCTGATGCGGATCGGGGCCGGCCTGTACGGGATCGACGAGCTCGGCATCGGGCTGCGGCCGGCGATGCGGCTGGTGAGCAAGGTGGCCCAGGTACGCCGGATCCGCGCCGGCGAAGGGGTTTCGTACGGGCACGACTTCGTCGCCGACCGGGACACCACGGTCGCGTTGGTCCCGATGGGGTACGCCGACGGCATTCCGCGGGTCGCCGCGGGACGGGCGAGCGTGCAGTGCCGCGGCGTCCGGATGCCGGTGGCCGGACGGATCGCGATGGACCAGTTCGTGGTCGACGCAGGGGATGTCGCGGTCGAGCCCGGTGAGCCGGTGACGTTGTTCGGCGACGGCTCCGCGGGCGAACCGACCGCCGCCGACTGGGCGGACTGGGCCGGGACCATTCCGCACGAGATCTACTGCGGCATCGGCAACCGGGTGCCCCGACGGTACGAGGAGCAGCGATGA
- a CDS encoding D-alanine--D-alanine ligase family protein yields MKVAVVMGGASPEHQVSLASGRGIAKAVEVLGHTAIPLVIDADGNWVDGQHEAIEILQACDVTIPALHGEGGEDGRLQGFLDQLHVPYVGSGVAASAVGLDKHLTKSVLTAHGIPVTPGITLRGADLTDTEAALQKLKLAGLDFPLFVKPANGGSSFGVTRAGNLPALLTAIADAAALDPNVLVEREVVGREIDLAVLEFPDGRVETAPALEIHADPEQPFFNATAKYDSSATRFVVPAPLDPELALRLRRTAIEVFEVLGCAGLARVDFFVTSTGSVVVNEINTFPGFTPASQFPRMWAAAGLSYAEVVDTLIRTAVARG; encoded by the coding sequence ATGAAGGTCGCGGTGGTGATGGGTGGCGCGAGCCCGGAGCACCAGGTGTCGCTGGCGAGCGGCCGGGGCATCGCGAAGGCGGTCGAGGTCCTCGGCCACACGGCGATCCCGCTGGTCATCGATGCCGACGGCAACTGGGTCGACGGGCAGCACGAGGCGATCGAGATCCTGCAGGCGTGTGACGTCACGATCCCGGCGCTGCACGGCGAGGGCGGCGAGGACGGCCGGTTGCAGGGGTTCCTCGACCAGCTGCACGTTCCGTACGTCGGCAGCGGGGTCGCGGCGAGCGCGGTCGGGCTGGACAAGCACCTGACCAAGTCTGTTCTGACAGCTCACGGGATCCCTGTCACGCCGGGCATCACGCTGCGCGGCGCCGACCTCACCGACACCGAGGCCGCATTGCAGAAGCTCAAGCTCGCCGGTCTGGACTTTCCGTTGTTCGTCAAGCCGGCCAACGGCGGGTCGAGCTTCGGGGTGACGCGCGCCGGGAACCTTCCGGCCCTGCTGACCGCGATCGCGGACGCCGCGGCGCTCGATCCGAACGTCCTGGTGGAACGCGAGGTCGTGGGCCGCGAGATCGACCTCGCGGTGCTGGAGTTTCCCGACGGGCGGGTGGAGACTGCGCCGGCGCTGGAGATCCACGCCGATCCGGAGCAGCCGTTCTTCAACGCGACGGCGAAGTACGACAGCAGCGCGACGCGATTCGTCGTACCGGCTCCGCTCGATCCCGAGTTGGCCTTGCGGTTGCGGCGGACGGCGATCGAGGTTTTCGAGGTGCTCGGATGTGCAGGGCTGGCGCGGGTGGACTTCTTCGTGACGAGCACCGGGTCGGTCGTGGTGAACGAGATCAACACGTTTCCCGGCTTCACGCCGGCGTCGCAGTTTCCGCGGATGTGGGCGGCGGCCGGGCTGTCGTACGCCGAGGTGGTCGACACGCTGATCCGTACGGCGGTGGCGCGCGGATGA
- a CDS encoding CGNR zinc finger domain-containing protein, whose translation MEATDHLKDSLLAAVELANVFGAHYRQGRPAPAPDAAAVQAALRLTTNREIAVDPADYESGGKILYDALSSFPDVDRAAELVNTMLRETQAAPQLVRDPGAPWHLHFGSPGEATGWLAEFATAVAMLLGSEHVERLRQCAAVRCDGLFLDATRNRTQRFCSTACQNRTKVAAHRARPSSP comes from the coding sequence GTGGAGGCGACCGATCATCTGAAGGATTCGCTGCTCGCGGCCGTCGAGCTGGCCAACGTTTTCGGGGCGCACTACCGCCAGGGACGCCCGGCGCCGGCCCCGGACGCGGCCGCCGTACAGGCCGCGCTCCGCCTCACCACGAACCGGGAAATCGCTGTCGATCCCGCGGACTACGAGTCCGGCGGAAAGATCCTGTACGACGCCCTGTCCAGCTTCCCGGACGTCGATCGCGCGGCCGAACTGGTGAACACGATGCTCCGCGAGACCCAGGCCGCGCCGCAGCTGGTCCGCGACCCGGGAGCACCGTGGCACCTGCACTTCGGCAGCCCGGGGGAGGCGACGGGTTGGCTGGCCGAGTTCGCCACCGCGGTGGCGATGCTGCTCGGGAGCGAGCACGTGGAGCGCCTCAGGCAATGCGCGGCCGTCCGGTGCGACGGCCTGTTCCTGGACGCGACCCGCAACCGCACGCAGCGGTTCTGCTCAACCGCCTGCCAGAACCGCACCAAGGTCGCCGCCCACCGCGCCCGCCCCAGCAGTCCCTGA